The following proteins come from a genomic window of Ailuropoda melanoleuca isolate Jingjing chromosome 2, ASM200744v2, whole genome shotgun sequence:
- the AMPD2 gene encoding AMP deaminase 2 isoform X2: MASEARGGLGAPPLQAARSLPGPAPCLKHFPLDLRTSMDGKCKEIAEELFSRSLAESELRSAPYEFPEESPIEQLEERRQRLERQISQDVKLEPDILLRAKQDFLKTDSALDLQLYKEQGEGQGDRGLRERDVVLEREFQRVTISGEEKCGVPFTDLLDAAKSVVRALFIREKYMALSLQSFCPTTRRYLQQLAEKPLETRTYEQGPDTPVSADAPVHPPALEQHPYEYCEPSTMPGDLGLGLRMVQGVVHVYTRREPDEHCPEVELPYPDLQEFVADVNVLMALIINGPIKSFCYRRLQYLSSKFQMHVLLNEMKELAAQKKVPHRDFYNIRKVDTHIHASSCMNQKHLLRFIKRAMKRHLEEIVHVEQGREQTLREVFESMNLTAYDLSVDTLDMHADRNTFHRFDKFNAKYNPIGESVLREIFIKTDNRVSGKYFAHIIKEVMSDLEESKYQNAELRLSIYGRSRDEWDKLACWAVKHRVHSPNVRWLVQVPRLFDVYRTKGQLANFQEMLENIFMPLFEATVHPASHPELHLFLEHVDGFDSVDDESKPENHVFNLESPLPEAWVEEDNPPYAYYLYYTFANMAMLNHLRRQRGFHTFVLRPHCGEAGPVHHLVSAFMLAENISHGLLLRKAPVLQYLYYLAQIGIAMSPLSNNSLFLSYHRNPLPEYLSRGLMVSLSTDDPLQFHFTKEPLMEEYSIATQVWKLSSCDMCELARNSVLMSGFSHKVKSHWLGPNYTKEGPEGNDIRRTNVPDIRVGYRYETLCQELALITQAVQSEMLETIPEESGLTTSPGPQ; the protein is encoded by the exons ATGGCCTCAG AGGCTcggggtgggctgggggcccCTCCGCTGCAGGCTGCCCGATccctgccaggccctgccccctgcctcaaGCACTTCCCACTCGACCTACGCACGTCCATGGATGGCAAATGCAAGGAGATCGCCGAG GAGCTGTTCAGCCGCTCCCTGGCTGAGAGCGAGCTCCGCAGCGCCCCGTACGAGTTCCCCGAGGAGAGCCCCATTGAGCAGCTGGAGGAGCGGCGGCAGCGCCTGGAAAGGCAGATCAGCCAGGATGTCAA GCTGGAGCCGGACATCCTGCTTCGGGCCAAGCAAGATTTCCTGAAGACAGACAGTGCCTTGGACCTCCA GCTCTACAAGGAGCAGGGCGAAGGGCAAGGTGACCGGGGCCTGCGGGAGCGAGACGTGGTGCTAGAGCGGGAATTTCAGCGGGTCACCATCTCCGGCGAGGAGAAGTGTGGG GTGCCATTCACAGACCTGCTGGATGCAGCCAAGAGCGTGGTGCGGGCACTCTTCATCCGGGAGAAGTACATGGCCCTGTCGCTGCAGAGCTTCTGTCCCACCACCCGCCGGTACCTGCAGCAGCTGGCTGAGAAGCCTCTGGAGACACGGACCTACGAGCAGGGCCCTGACACCCCCGTGTCCGCTG atGCCCCGGTGCACCCCCCTGCGCTGGAGCAACACCCCTATGAGTACTGTGAGCCAAGCACCATGCCTGGGGACCTGGGCTTGGGTCTGCGCATGGTGCAGGGCGTGGTGCATGTCTACACCCGCAGGGAACCCGATGAGCA TTGCCCAGAAGTGGAGCTGCCGTACCCTGACCTGCAGGAATTTGTGGCGGATGTCAATGTGCTGATGGCCCTGATAATCAACGGCCCCAT aaaGTCCTTCTGCTACCGTCGGCTACAGTACCTGAGCTCCAAGTTCCAGATGCACGTGCTGCTGAACGAGATGAAGGAGTTGGCCGCCCAGAAGAAGGTGCCGCACCGAGATTTCTACAACATCCGGAAG GTGGACACGCACATCCATGCCTCATCCTGCATGAACCAGAAGCACTTGCTGCGGTTCATCAAACGGGCGATGAAGCGCCACCTGGAGGAGATCGTGCACGTGGAGCAGGGCCGCGAGCAGACGCTCCGGGAGGTCTTCGAGAGCATGAACCTCACTGCTTACGACCTGAGTGTGGACACGCTGGACATGCACGCG GACAGGAACACCTTCCATCGCTTTGACAAGTTCAATGCCAAATACAACCCCATTGGGGAATCTGTCCTCCGAGAGATCTTCATCAAGACCGACAACAGGGTTTCTGGAAAGTACTTTGCCCACATTATCAAG GAGGTGATGTCAGACCTGGAGGAGAGCAAATACCAGAACGCAGAGCTGCGGCTCTCCATCTATGGGCGCTCGAGGGATGAGTGGGACAAGCTGGCATGCTGGGCCGTGAAGCACCGAGTACACTCTCCCAACGTGCGCTGGCTCGTGCAAGTGCCCCGCCTCTT CGACGTGTACCGTACCAAGGGCCAGCTGGCCAACTTCCAGGAGATGCTGGAGAACATCTTCATGCCACTGTTTGAGGCCACCGTGCACCCTGCCAGCCACCCGGAGCTGCACCTCTTCTTGGAGCAC GTGGATGGCTTTGACAGCGTGGATGATGAGTCTAAGCCCGAGAATCACGTCTTCAACCTGGAGAGCCCCCTCCCCGAGGCTTGGGTGGAGGAGGACAACCCCCCCTACGCCTACTACCTGTACTACACGTTCGCCAACATGGCCATGCTGAACCACCTGCGCCG GCAGAGGGGCTTCCACACGTTTGTGCTGAGGCCACACTGTGGGGAAGCCGGGCCTGTCCACCACCTGGTGTCGGCCTTCATGCTGGCCGAGAACATTTCGCACGGGCTGCTTCTGCGCAAG GCCCCCGTCCTGCAGTACCTGTACTACCTGGCCCAGATCGGCATCGCCATGTCTCCGCTCAGCAACAACAGCCTCTTCCTCAGCTACCACCGGAACCCGCTACCCGAGTACCTGTCCCGCGGTCTCATGGTCTCGCTGTCCACTGATGATCCCCTGCAATTCCACTTCACCAAG GAGCCGCTGATGGAGGAGTACAGCATCGCCACTCAGGTGTGGAAGCTCAGCTCCTGCGACATGTGCGAGCTGGCGCGCAACAGCGTGCTCATGAGCGGCTTCTCCCACAAG GTGAAGAGCCACTGGCTGGGACCCAACTACACCAAGGAGGGCCCCGAGGGCAATGATATCCGCCGCACGAACGTGCCGGACATCCGTGTGGGCTACCGCTATGAGACTCTGTGCCAGGAGCTGGCGCTCATCACGCAGGCTGTCCAGAGTGAGATGCTGGAGACCATCCCTGAGGAGAGCGGGCTCACGACAAGCCCGGGGCCTCAGTGA
- the AMPD2 gene encoding AMP deaminase 2 isoform X1, which yields MRGGDGGPPPRGCLDNIRNRGQSLFRLRGFCFLHQSLPLGAGRRKGLDVAEPGPAGAAQTPPVVSAARAMASNPCGPGNPKAKYPFKKRVSLQASSAVPEARGGLGAPPLQAARSLPGPAPCLKHFPLDLRTSMDGKCKEIAEELFSRSLAESELRSAPYEFPEESPIEQLEERRQRLERQISQDVKLEPDILLRAKQDFLKTDSALDLQLYKEQGEGQGDRGLRERDVVLEREFQRVTISGEEKCGVPFTDLLDAAKSVVRALFIREKYMALSLQSFCPTTRRYLQQLAEKPLETRTYEQGPDTPVSADAPVHPPALEQHPYEYCEPSTMPGDLGLGLRMVQGVVHVYTRREPDEHCPEVELPYPDLQEFVADVNVLMALIINGPIKSFCYRRLQYLSSKFQMHVLLNEMKELAAQKKVPHRDFYNIRKVDTHIHASSCMNQKHLLRFIKRAMKRHLEEIVHVEQGREQTLREVFESMNLTAYDLSVDTLDMHADRNTFHRFDKFNAKYNPIGESVLREIFIKTDNRVSGKYFAHIIKEVMSDLEESKYQNAELRLSIYGRSRDEWDKLACWAVKHRVHSPNVRWLVQVPRLFDVYRTKGQLANFQEMLENIFMPLFEATVHPASHPELHLFLEHVDGFDSVDDESKPENHVFNLESPLPEAWVEEDNPPYAYYLYYTFANMAMLNHLRRQRGFHTFVLRPHCGEAGPVHHLVSAFMLAENISHGLLLRKAPVLQYLYYLAQIGIAMSPLSNNSLFLSYHRNPLPEYLSRGLMVSLSTDDPLQFHFTKEPLMEEYSIATQVWKLSSCDMCELARNSVLMSGFSHKVKSHWLGPNYTKEGPEGNDIRRTNVPDIRVGYRYETLCQELALITQAVQSEMLETIPEESGLTTSPGPQ from the exons atgaGAGGCGGGGATGGAGGCCCCCCTCCCCGAGGTTGCCTAGACAACATCAGAAATCGTGGCCAGAGCCTCTTCCGCCTGCGGGGCTTCTGCTTCCTGCATCAGTCACTCCcgctgggggcggggcggaggaAGGGGTTGgatgtggcagagccaggcccagcTGGTGCGGCTCAGACTCCCCCCGTCGTGTCTGCCGCTCGAGCCATGGCATCCAACCCATGCGGCCCCGGCAATCCCAAGGCCAAATATCCCTTTAAGAAGCGGGTCAGCTTGCAGGCGTCCTCTGCAGTACCAG AGGCTcggggtgggctgggggcccCTCCGCTGCAGGCTGCCCGATccctgccaggccctgccccctgcctcaaGCACTTCCCACTCGACCTACGCACGTCCATGGATGGCAAATGCAAGGAGATCGCCGAG GAGCTGTTCAGCCGCTCCCTGGCTGAGAGCGAGCTCCGCAGCGCCCCGTACGAGTTCCCCGAGGAGAGCCCCATTGAGCAGCTGGAGGAGCGGCGGCAGCGCCTGGAAAGGCAGATCAGCCAGGATGTCAA GCTGGAGCCGGACATCCTGCTTCGGGCCAAGCAAGATTTCCTGAAGACAGACAGTGCCTTGGACCTCCA GCTCTACAAGGAGCAGGGCGAAGGGCAAGGTGACCGGGGCCTGCGGGAGCGAGACGTGGTGCTAGAGCGGGAATTTCAGCGGGTCACCATCTCCGGCGAGGAGAAGTGTGGG GTGCCATTCACAGACCTGCTGGATGCAGCCAAGAGCGTGGTGCGGGCACTCTTCATCCGGGAGAAGTACATGGCCCTGTCGCTGCAGAGCTTCTGTCCCACCACCCGCCGGTACCTGCAGCAGCTGGCTGAGAAGCCTCTGGAGACACGGACCTACGAGCAGGGCCCTGACACCCCCGTGTCCGCTG atGCCCCGGTGCACCCCCCTGCGCTGGAGCAACACCCCTATGAGTACTGTGAGCCAAGCACCATGCCTGGGGACCTGGGCTTGGGTCTGCGCATGGTGCAGGGCGTGGTGCATGTCTACACCCGCAGGGAACCCGATGAGCA TTGCCCAGAAGTGGAGCTGCCGTACCCTGACCTGCAGGAATTTGTGGCGGATGTCAATGTGCTGATGGCCCTGATAATCAACGGCCCCAT aaaGTCCTTCTGCTACCGTCGGCTACAGTACCTGAGCTCCAAGTTCCAGATGCACGTGCTGCTGAACGAGATGAAGGAGTTGGCCGCCCAGAAGAAGGTGCCGCACCGAGATTTCTACAACATCCGGAAG GTGGACACGCACATCCATGCCTCATCCTGCATGAACCAGAAGCACTTGCTGCGGTTCATCAAACGGGCGATGAAGCGCCACCTGGAGGAGATCGTGCACGTGGAGCAGGGCCGCGAGCAGACGCTCCGGGAGGTCTTCGAGAGCATGAACCTCACTGCTTACGACCTGAGTGTGGACACGCTGGACATGCACGCG GACAGGAACACCTTCCATCGCTTTGACAAGTTCAATGCCAAATACAACCCCATTGGGGAATCTGTCCTCCGAGAGATCTTCATCAAGACCGACAACAGGGTTTCTGGAAAGTACTTTGCCCACATTATCAAG GAGGTGATGTCAGACCTGGAGGAGAGCAAATACCAGAACGCAGAGCTGCGGCTCTCCATCTATGGGCGCTCGAGGGATGAGTGGGACAAGCTGGCATGCTGGGCCGTGAAGCACCGAGTACACTCTCCCAACGTGCGCTGGCTCGTGCAAGTGCCCCGCCTCTT CGACGTGTACCGTACCAAGGGCCAGCTGGCCAACTTCCAGGAGATGCTGGAGAACATCTTCATGCCACTGTTTGAGGCCACCGTGCACCCTGCCAGCCACCCGGAGCTGCACCTCTTCTTGGAGCAC GTGGATGGCTTTGACAGCGTGGATGATGAGTCTAAGCCCGAGAATCACGTCTTCAACCTGGAGAGCCCCCTCCCCGAGGCTTGGGTGGAGGAGGACAACCCCCCCTACGCCTACTACCTGTACTACACGTTCGCCAACATGGCCATGCTGAACCACCTGCGCCG GCAGAGGGGCTTCCACACGTTTGTGCTGAGGCCACACTGTGGGGAAGCCGGGCCTGTCCACCACCTGGTGTCGGCCTTCATGCTGGCCGAGAACATTTCGCACGGGCTGCTTCTGCGCAAG GCCCCCGTCCTGCAGTACCTGTACTACCTGGCCCAGATCGGCATCGCCATGTCTCCGCTCAGCAACAACAGCCTCTTCCTCAGCTACCACCGGAACCCGCTACCCGAGTACCTGTCCCGCGGTCTCATGGTCTCGCTGTCCACTGATGATCCCCTGCAATTCCACTTCACCAAG GAGCCGCTGATGGAGGAGTACAGCATCGCCACTCAGGTGTGGAAGCTCAGCTCCTGCGACATGTGCGAGCTGGCGCGCAACAGCGTGCTCATGAGCGGCTTCTCCCACAAG GTGAAGAGCCACTGGCTGGGACCCAACTACACCAAGGAGGGCCCCGAGGGCAATGATATCCGCCGCACGAACGTGCCGGACATCCGTGTGGGCTACCGCTATGAGACTCTGTGCCAGGAGCTGGCGCTCATCACGCAGGCTGTCCAGAGTGAGATGCTGGAGACCATCCCTGAGGAGAGCGGGCTCACGACAAGCCCGGGGCCTCAGTGA